Within Oncorhynchus masou masou isolate Uvic2021 chromosome 17, UVic_Omas_1.1, whole genome shotgun sequence, the genomic segment GGGAACATGTCTTTGCTGTCTGGGTGAACAAACTTGGTTTTTAGCTTTTATCTGTCTGTTTTTACCCTGTTATTTAGAACCTAAGTGTTGCCATAAAACTAAATGGGATAAGTGAATTCTATGAAAAACAATACTCTGACTTGATTGTAGCATGGTCACAGATGTGCTTTAGCCAACTCATGAGGATGGTGTGAGTCTAACAACTAACTCAATTAAGCCTCAAATTAAACTCACCAGCACCCGGATGCACCAAAGATCACGAGGTTGGTTCTGGCTGAGCCAGGCTCCGTAAACATTCAGCCCATAGCAGGAGAAAAAGATCATAGAGTAGTTGGTGACAGCAATGATCCCCAGTACAATCAACGCAGCAATCATCTGCCTGTGCGGAACAGTGAAAAAAGACCTCATTGATCCACAAGTTACCTTGGTGTTTTGAGCAGacgattattattttatttttttcaccagGTCGGCTAgccgagaacaagttctcatttacaactgtgacctggccaagataaagcaaagcagttcgacacataccacaacagagtaacacatggaataaacaaatatacagtcaataatacagtagaaaagtctatatagtatgtgcaaatgaggtaggatatgggaggtaaggcaataaatacgCCATGGTGGCGTAGTAATTACAATataacaattaaacactggaatggcagATGTGCAGAAgacgaatgtgcaagtagagatactggggtgcaaaggagcaagataaataaatacagtatggggatgaggtagttggatgggctatgtacaggtgcagtgatcagtGAGCTGCTATGAcaagctggtgcttaaagctagtgaggcagataggagtctccagcttcagtgatttttgcagttcgtttcagtcattggcagcagagaactggaaggtaaggcggccaaagtaagaattggctttggggtgaccagtgagatatacctgctagagtgcgtgctacgggtgggtgctgctatggtgaccagtgagctgaggtaaggcggggctttacctagcagagacttgtagatgacctgtggCCCGTGGTTTTGGTttcgagtatgaagcgagggccagccaacgagagcattcaggtcgcagtggtgggtagtatatgggattttggtgacaaaatggatgccactgtgatagactgcatccaatttgttgagtagagtgttggaggctattttggaaatgacatcgccgaagtcgaggctcggtaggatagtcagtatgtttggcagcatgagtgaaggatgctttgttgcgaaataggaagccgattctagatttaattttggattggagatgcttaatgtgagtctggaaggagagtttacaatctaactagacacctaggtatttgcagttgtccacatattctcagtcagaaccgtccatagtgatgctggacgggcgggaaGGTGCgcgcagcgatcggttgaagagcatgcatttagttttacttgcctttaagagcagttggaggccatggaaggagagttgtatggcattgaagctcgtctggaggttagttaacagtgtccaaagggccagaggtatacagaattcCTGTCCTACAATCTATAGGCCTGGTTTTTATCACAGCATGATAGAGACCCACAAAAATACGATGAATCTCATTGGGTCCAATTATATGAACCTTGTGTCATAACATTGTATTCCAGACATTATGCATTTCTATTTTAATTGTAAAGTAAAGAAGTTAAGGGGGGAACGCTAGGCCTATGTGGTTCAACTTCTCTCAATGTTCTCTACAGACTGACAGAGGCCCACAGTGTGGGTAGGTGTGGTATGGTTATAGTAACACCTTGAATACACCGTCCACATTACGTGtgcgagcattgcaaaataaatttacACAGATGTTATTCAATAATTTCAACCAAACTAATCACGCGTCACAGTGTCTGTGTAGCGTAGCAAAGTGGTAAATATAACTTGGTTCTATTTAAGATGCTCGACGGGCTGCAAATGCCATCCTTATTGGTTATCAGGAAAATACAAACCCACGTGGATGACAAAGACAAACGAGGAGTGATTCATCAGAGAACTTAATAAAAAACAAACTAAGTTTCCCTTTTTATCTGTTGATTAATCGTCTGAGTAGAGAAACATAATTTTGTATGAATCTgggtcctttttttttttttttttacaaagaacCAGCTATAAAGAGGACCATATGCATGTCAGGTTAAACAACCCAATGTTAATCTCCCAAAACAAATGAGCTAGCAACATGCATGTTTCAACCTGCCTGGAAATAAAATATTGATTTTGATATTATAACCTACATGTAAAGATTGCGCTTGGTGGAGATAGGCAAAATGATCACGAACTTTGGCGCAGGGCTGGTCGAGCCATGGTGGAAGTGGAGATGCGGTATTTTGCTTCCACCCATGTACTTAAAAACAGGTTAGTCAGGCAACAGGAACTCATTGGTTTAGGTGTTAAAAGTGTTACGCACTCTTGAACCCATAGGACAAGCCAGGTCATGTTGAAGGCCATGTTGACTATCCAGGACACGTAGAAACCGTACGGCAGCACAGAGAGGGTCCAGCTCCTGAGGAAAATAAAGTTGGCATCAGAACAAACATTCTACTGTaggttttaaaaatgttttatttaaatgtaacctttatttaattagacaagtcattaagaacaaattcttatctacaatgatggcgctgggccaattgtgcaccgccttatgggactcccaatgacgGCCGGTTGTGCTGTAATACCTACATAACCATACATCTAATACATTAATTACTGCATTTCACTGTCTACGTGTTGATACTACAGCAGAAGGATGGTGTCCTAAAATAATAgaatactatagaatactatagaatAGTAGCTTAAAAGATAGATGGCTGCATGGTTGAGCTATTGATTTATTGACTGATATAGGTAGGTGAATAATTGTGTCTGTACCCTCTGTAGAGGAAGGAGATGACATAGATGAGCATGAGAGACAACCAGGTGTAGATGAGCCCCCAGATAGAAAAGGTCCATCCGGCCGGAGTTATGTCGGTTTCATACTTCTTGGAAATGTTCCCTGTACTCGAATGGAATGGTCCTAGGAGAGAGGAGGTTGCAAAACAAGTACAGCAAAACTGTTAGGGAAACGAGTGTTGCATCAGTCAGTTATGTAGTCTCAAGCACCAGACTTCCTCCCCTGAGGACAAGGTTGTCATTGACTTTGTGTAATAGGGTGGCTTCTGCATGTCCCTTGCTAAACATAAAGCTAGGAACTTTTAATGCTTCTACTTAAGAATAGAATAACGTGCAGCTGTGCtgccaataaaatgttatttccgGTCCTACAGTTTAGTATGAAAAGCCACATAGGAAGCGCTACACAGTTAAAACATAGCAAGTTACACAACACTGCGTTCACATGAGTTAGCGTTACCTAAGTTACATGAGACTCACCTTTTCCAGCGCCTGCCATGGCATTAATTGCTAAAGCAGAAATGTAGATCAGCACAGACAGTGCAATGACCACAATACGAGGAATGCTTCTATCTTCCATTATTTTTTAACTACACCAGCTACAGTGTATCTAGATAACTGGCTAGTCTAGTCGATTGATGATCTTGAAAGTCCACACTGGGTGGTGTTTGGTTGGGTAACAATATAAGAGTGTAAACAATCTTCTTCGGGAATTTCTTGCCTGCTGCATGTCCACTGTCAACAATAGGCATAGCACCACCTGCTGTGCAGGAGAAGCCTATACAAAAACAAAAGACAACTGGAATGGTTGTCTTATTTTCACTGTCCATGTGTCAAATGATAAATCCCCAAATAATATGAGTTAACATTTTTGGTGTTATCAAATCAAAATAACACGCGGACTTGCTTTATTCGGccaagtagttgcaaagtaggaAGCACCATCATCCAACCAATCAGATGAGGCAGTGATAGCCCCGTCATTTTCAAAATGGCAGCAACATTGCAAATAAGCGAGTTTGATAGTGAAGACCAAATAATTAAAGAAATAGCAAAACAAGAAGAGACAACGTCGTTGAAATACATAATCTTGCGCAAAGACAAACGTTTTGGGCGAAAGGGTAAGCTAGTTGCCAATCACCGTCTGATGTACTAGGCTACTTACTCCCGGGGCGAAGTGGCTAGCGTTAAGATGgtttaacgttagctagttagtaCACTGTGGCCATGCTGAGCTGGTGTAGGTAGACCACTGGGGTATACAGTAACAAATAACGATGTAGACATGCTGTGGGAATAGCTAGCAAACTAGGTCTGTAGCTTTTTGTCTGGTTATTTAGTAAAGGACTGCCTCTTCCTCCACATCTTAAAAtgagctaacgctagctagcagATTGTAACCAGGGTTGCCATGTCCCCGCTTCTTTTGCCAAATTGGGCTACTTTGAAAACGATGTCGCGGATGAAAATGTATTGGTGGCGGGGTTTTGGCCTACTTCTAATTGGCACCGCGGCATCTTATTCTAGCTGTTGCTGACTATCAGGCAATGTGCAGGTTGATACCAAGGGGAtggccagagagagggggtgggggtgcgCTTTGAGAGAGTGCTGCAACTGAGTCAACGAGAGAACAGCGCGCGCACATCAActtctcttcttttttttaccaGTTGGTAGGCTATTAAGAATGTCTCCACAATGCCACTTTTTCCTTAAAACTATAACAGCGACAAAGCGCTTTAGATAAATTCGCTAAAAAGTTGGTTTAAAGTAAACTACATTCAAAAGTCGACTTTTCTCATGGTTAACCATATCAAACAAAGGGTTTAGTCATGTTCAGTTCCAGGGTCTGGAGCGCTGCGCGAGTGAAAATGTGATATCGAACTTCCTCGCGTGCTTCTGTTATGGGAGAAAAGTCCAATGAAAATGACCTTGAATGATGGGCTACATTTGGATCTGTTGGCCGTCAAGTAGGCGATTAATTGCACTGCCATTCGGCTACTGTAGCCTACCACTTGATACAGTACAATAAATGTTGAAATCACTGGAGTCATTGCAAATCCATGTGTCACTTGTGTAGCCTAGCCGGAGCTGGCAAACGGAATTAATAGCCTATAACTCCGTTGTTGTTGTAGCCTTGTGTTATGCAATTGTTTATGGCCATGTTTAGTTAATTCAATTGGAAGTTATCAATTGTGATCATGGTTACAGCTCTATCGCGAATGTATCTGTGTCCACATTTAATGTCAGTTTCATTGTGGACTTCTCCCTGAAATGAGAGCATATAGCCCCTGGAAGGACATCTGCATCTAGCTCAGTAAACCATGGCAAAGTTGAATTGCAATTATAACCCCAGATTTTAGTCATTAGCCTATGCCTATCGAAATAACAAGTCAATCTCGCAAAGAGGCCATTTATAACAGATAGTCTTAACATCTGGCACATAATGAAGGCACAATTGCCAGAAAATAGcctaaagttttttttaaaagtTCTTCCAAGTGTTTCCTGCACAGAGATTGAGACCCTCTGTCCAAGTTACCACTCACTTTCCCATAGGATTTATCTATAGTTATGCACATGCACAAACTAGACTTATTTACAATTAGAAACTGGGTAGTTTGAGCCCTGAATTCATATTGGTTGAAAGCCATGGCATATCAGACTGTGTACTATGGGAATGACAATTCAAACATTTTTACAATTCTAATTACTTTGTTAACccatttataatagcaataaggctcctcAGGGATtagtggtatatgaccaatataccatggctaagggctatTCTTCAAAGAATGTACCCTTAGCTATGGTATATTGTCCATCTACCATGTCCTAGGACCTTATTGTTAATCATGGCAGTCAAAACAAGTTGACATCCACTGATGAAAAATTCTGGGGAGTTTAATAAGGGAAGTTTCTTGTGACATTcttaaacatacatttttttctgGTGGAAAACCACATTTTCCTTCATTGCCTACGTAGTTAAATTGTCGATATTCCTTATTTCGCTCAATAATGTTATGGCAAAAGGGTCTCATGgataaatgcaaaaaaaaaattggggggggggctaaTTCTCAGGCCTTGTGGGAAGGTTTTCAGAGGTCATTGGGCAGGAAATTTTAGTTGAACCTGGCAAAACTGATTAATGGTCATGACTGGCTCCAGCTTTGGTCAAATTAACATCAGGTTAGAAGTTACTCagtaggttaggagaattaggttcaGAAAAGGGTCAACTAAAATGCTAAACATTTCAACTTTaagttaatttgacaaaagcgCGATGCCTTCTAGctatgtccatttggtaatgggCTAATAgaggttgtcactagttaccacagccacaaagacaAACTTGTTAATTGTTTTTTTGTTAGAAAATGGCAATAATCATCGCTTGCGATAAAGCTTTCAAAACATGGCCTCTTTCATCAGCGAGAAAGAATCCTTCAAATAAAAATATACTTACTGTAGCAGTTTTGCACAGATCCGTACAGCTATGGGTGCCTTTAGTTGACAACTACACTTTCTCTAAACTTTTGAGTTACGCTTACACACGTGTTTAGAGCATGTTAGATagctacagtggcttgtgaaaatATTCACCCCCCCCTaacttttgctgcaattacagctgcaagtctcttggggtatgtcgctataagcttggcacatctagccacagATTTTTGTCCGTTCATCAAGGcgaaactgctccagctccttcaagttggatgggttctgctggtgtacagcaatctaaaacataccacagattctcaattggattgagatctgggctttaACTAGGCCATTCcatgacatttaaatgtttccccttaaaccactcaagtgttgctttagcagtatgcttagggtcattgtcctgctggaaggtgaacctccatcccagtctcaagtctctggaagactgaaacaggtttccctcaaggatttccctgtatttagcggcaTCCATCATTCCTGAccagtgtcccagtccctgccgatggaaaaacatccccacagcatgatgctgccaccaccatgggattatgttctcagggtgatgaggtgttgggtttgtgcctgacagttttccttgatggccaaaaaacttaatttgtctcatctgaccagagtaccttcttccatatgtttggggagtctcccacatgccttttggcgaacaccaaacgtttGCATATTTTCTTTAATTAATGgcttttctggccactcttccatatagcccagctctgtggagtgtacagcttaaaatagtcctatggacagatactccaatcttcgctgtggagctttgcagctccttcagggttatctttggcacctctctgattaatgccctccttgcctggttcgtgagttttggtgggcggccctctctgagcagttttgttgtggtgccatattctttcataTTTTTAatagatttaatggtgctctgggatgttcaaagttttagaTACTTTTTTTATAAGCCAACCCTGATatttacttctccacaactttatcCCTGACCTATTTGgatagctccttggtcttcatggtgtgtctggcttggtggtgttgcagactctggggcctatcagaacaggtgtatataaactgagatcatgtgacagatcatgtgacacttagattgcacacaggtggactttatttaacatATTGTgtcacttctgaaggtaattggttgcaccagatcttatttaggggtttCATAGCAAATGGGGTGCATACATATGCGCACACCActtttcagctttttattttatagaatatttttcatttcactaaatcaatttggactattttgtgtatgtccattacatgaaatccaaataaaaatgcatttaaattataggttgtaatgcaacaaaataggaaaaacgctaAGGGGgataaatacttttgcaaggcactgtaattagcATAGGTGGTCGCCTCGTCTTCTCTCTGTTTTCCGTAAACATGCGCTGAAACATGGGGATATGGCTGTATGGGAATGCTAAACCAAACCTTTTCAATGATATGGAAGATAAGGTCATTATGCTTCCAAAACTATACTGGAAGTGATATGTTAATGTTCAGATTGAGCTCTTAACAAAACTCCCTTGTATAGAAGACACCTTCATCCAATGACTTATCTctaatgtaatggaactgagagtcatgatcaaggaCTAACCTTACAGGAGCTGTTGATATGGTGAATCTCCTTTTAAGCCcagaattttttatttaactagacaagtcagttaagaacaaattattatttacagtgactgcctaccccggccaaaccctctcctaacctggatgatgctgggccaattgtgcgctgccttatgggactcccaatcatgtccggttgtgatatagcccgcgatcaaacccaggtctgtagtgacaccacgagccttagaccgctgcacctcTCAGGATCCAAGGAAGCAGCCATTCACCAGCTTTTCAAGTTTAATAATGAGAAAATATGCTAGATTGTCACCAAGTATGGAGTTTAGATTGCTATCATCAAGCTTCATACAACCTAAAAAAAATGCCTCTTTGTCACCTCCATTGTATTGAGTTGTTGTAGACTCCCGATCATTTTCTAAATTCATACAAACCCCCTGCAGCTAGACATGGATGTTTAGAAGACATTGGTTGTGAGTCAGGAAGTATCAACACGTTAAGGTTGGTCAAATGATCTGTGTCACACCAAACATTACCTATCTAataacacccagccagccagctggAACAGACAATATTTTTAATAGTTGCTAGCATATGGGATTATATTCCAAGCACAGAGGAGTTCTTGGATAGAGAAACTTTgctactttatttatttttgcatttagcagacgcttttatccagagcggcttacaggagcaattagggttaagtgccttgttcaagggcacatccacatatttttcacctagtcggcttgggGCATCGAACCAGcgatctttcggttactggcccaacgtgcTTAAcagctaggttacctgccgccctacGTTAGTTTCCCAATAGTAATATATCCAATTCTTGTCCTTCGACAGATGCACACCCTTTGGAAGGAAAGAAGATCAGCTGGGAGGTAAAAAGTCACCCATTCAATGGAGTTCCATTTCAGGTTGTGGGCACAAGCACATATGAATGCCATCAGGGGAAAGACCGACAAGTAAAAGCTAAAGAGAAACATGCTGCTAAAATGAACAAGAAGGCGGTAAGTTCAAAGTCGGATTGCTGTCATTTCTACCATACACTTTTGCAACATTAATTTAATTTCAATAATGTTGAAGTGTACTAGGCTCACTTACAATAGACTGTAACTCAATGAAATAGAAGATtggacgttaaatgggtgtcctgactctatgtggtcactaaagaaagatcccatggcacttattgcaAGAGTAGCCTCTGGCTAAAATCCAATTCCCAACCAGGCCTCATTCCATTATCATTCTTgtaattggcatatatattactcCTCGTCTCTCCACCATGATAGCTAATGTGTGGTGAGCAGTCTGGATCAAAATGGTAGTGGGtgagatacaggtaactgcccAAAAAAAGGAAacatgagtaaatgagggataatAAGTATATTGAatgcaggtgcttccacacagatgTGGTTTGTGAGTTAATTAAGTAATtatcatcccatcatgcttaagATCATGTATAAATAAtacccagttgcccattattttggctaccatgatTAGAAGAAGAGATCTGtaactttgaaagaggggtctcaaagagGTATAGGGGCTgtctgtcaccagatctcaacccaattgaacatttatgggagattctggagcggtgccTGAGACACCATTttcaccaccaccaacaaaacaccaaatgatgttGCCTCCCTCCAAatacacttgtagaatctatgccaaggcacattgaagctgcTCTGGTGGCCCGATGCCCTATTAAGAAacttggtgtttcctttattttggcagttacgtATAAAttggtggatgaggtgagttcCCCCTACACATTAAAGTGCTTCAGTTGTCTCAAATTGCTATATAAGTCCAATCAATTATTATAAAATGTTTTGCCACCTTCCATAGCTTGAAGACCATGCCTTAAAGAGACGGAAACAAAATACAAAGAAGGTGGACTGCAAGGCTTTAATAAACATTGCCCACATTATCCGCTTTCCTGGTTTTAAGGTAAATATGAAGAACTATCATGGTTTAGCCCTGTAGCTGACCGTCTAATGCTGTACATAACAGTACACATTTAACAAGCATGTTATTTCCTGTCTAGATTGAGGAGAGTACTGTGCGCTCTAAAAAGGAGGCCTCCAAAGATCTGAAGGCAGCTCTAAGTGAAAAACCAAGCTCTGTGAAGGCAGAGGTTGTCTACTGTGtcaggttcccctctctctctgagcataGCTCACACGCACTTGTTGgtgaggtatgtgtgtgtgtatatatatatatatatgtatatgcaaGCTGTCCTACCTAAGAATgatgtacttaaaaaaaaaaaaaaaattactcCTCTGTGATAAACCCATATTCTTTATCCCAAAGAGGTCCTCTAAGAAGAACTTGAAGATGTTGCAGAAGCAATGTGCAGGCTATCTAAAAGAAATCACAGACCTCACCTATCATCTTCAAGATGAACAGTACATGACTGGCCTGTCTTCACATCTGCAAAGCCTATTGCAGGAAATGAAAGGACTTGTCCCACAGGATAAAGATCTCACACTGACCCTTTCCCCAAGGAAGAGAAAGGCTGAGGAGGACATGGCCACCCTACCAACCCAGGGAGCATCGCAACCTTTCACCGACAGTGTAGGACAGCATGCAGATTTACAGAACACATGCGAAGAACCATGTTTGCCAAACTGAGTGTGGAGTGAGATTGCTTGTAGGCAGGGAGCCTAGGGCGCCGGAGAtggcagtgtgtgtatatatatatatgtgttgtttttttttttttttttcagaatattttatttttgagagcTGTGTTTTGTGGTAACCCAAGCCTGCCAGCATACTTGTTGTACCATTTTAATATTAattgtaataaaataaaaatacaattggGTGATAATCCTGTATGCAGTGGTGAAAAaattacccaattgtcatacttgagtaaaagtaaagatgccttaatagaaaatgaaagtcacccaataaaaaactacttcagtaaaagtctaaaagtatttggttttaaatatacttaagtatcaaaagtaaaagtataaatcatttaaaattccttatattaagcaaaccagacggcaccattttcttgttctttttatttatttatggataTCCAGGTGCACACTAACACtcaagacataatttacaaaggaagcatttgtgtttagtgagtctgctagatcagtaaggatgaccagggattagTTATGTGTGAATTGGAAAAATGTTCTgtcttgctaagcattcaaaatgtaatactTTTGGGTGTAACGGAAAGCATAGAttatttgatgatgttgaaatggtgctggaatagtggaggcagctcctgttttctttgtgacttgtGATAacactctgtggttctaaatcaatagttgtttactAGTCcaaaaatgtcagaaacattaacctgcttgaccatgctgtaggtaaTTTAATACCacatgctttgtggacttcaccagacagctgttgctctccggttttgtgatgaaacaaaggtgtggttaaATTTGTACTCTCCCAGCCCTGGCTATACTTCAGCCCATAATGGCCTCTCTCAGACCTTCTCCAGGTAACGCCCAACTGTCATCTACATCTCATACATGATCATACTCTAAAGATGCTGATGCTGTAAAATAAGGTTTCTCTAAACTGCTGGTATGGATGTGTGGTTATTACCTGTGTATGTGTGGATGGATGCTGTGTTTAATGGGGTGCTGTTGTTTTCCGTAAATCCTCTccatggctgttatataatgtgTGCTTCTATTATTAACCTGTACTCTTACCACTGATTAGTTGTTCTCTCGATGCAGGAGGTGAGTATTTCACTGGATGTAATGGGGAGATTATGGCTGGTTATTCCATCTTTGGAACTTATGTTATTTTAGTACATTTTTGTTTCTATTTGATAGTCGAGCTAAATAACTTAAAGTGCATGCATTATCCTAATTTTGTCGTATTTCATGTCACTGTTACTGAGCAGTTAGCTGATTATGACCACTTCCCATCATTGAATAATTGTTGTTTAgagccaggagtttttcctgacttTAACAGGAAAATCTCTTCACCCTATCTATAACTTGGGCCCATAGTTTTTCCTGACCGTCTGGCCATGAAAATTATTAGCCCTTCTCATTGGTTTCCACTAGTTTCTATCATCCCAAGGTCCTGTTCCACAGTCACAACGTCAGGTTCCACTGTCACTGAGTCAGGTTCCACAGCCACAAAGACAAAATTAGCTACAAAATTAGCTTTTTGGTTTAAAGTTAgtgttaggcataaggttaggtTGAAAATCtaattttaagaagataaattgtggAAATGGGCATGTTTTGTGACTGTGTCTATAAAAGCTACTGACGACCCTTTTCATGTGATACTCTTTTCCTGTTGGGATGCAGTCGGCAATGTTTTTGGGGATTGGTCCGCAGTCTGCCTCACCCCTGGTAGCTGGGGGTGCTGACTGGGTTTCTCCTTGAGAGTCTTCCTTGGGCTCCATAAAAAAGCCTACATTAAAACACATAACTTGTTTCATGATTTATAGGTCTGTTGCTTGAATATATAAATTATTTTCAGACAATGCACTTTTCCCATTAATTTTAACATGTATAGCAGGTTGGAAAGATTGGAAAGATGTTCTgtcttgctaagcattcaaaatgtaatactTTTGGGTGTAACGGAAAAAGTATAGAGTAAAAATTAAATTATTTTGtttgggaatgtagtgaagtaaaagttgtcaaatataagTAAtatagtacagataccccaaaaaactacttaagtagtactttaaagtatttttacttaagtgctttacaccactgcttgtATGTGGTGCATTTCCTCATCCAGTACCCAGGTCAGGTCTTCTGTCTGATTCCCTCCTTGGTGGAGTACTGTGGCTACCAATATCCCT encodes:
- the LOC135558572 gene encoding uncharacterized protein LOC135558572; this translates as MEDRSIPRIVVIALSVLIYISALAINAMAGAGKGPFHSSTGNISKKYETDITPAGWTFSIWGLIYTWLSLMLIYVISFLYRGSWTLSVLPYGFYVSWIVNMAFNMTWLVLWVQEQMIAALIVLGIIAVTNYSMIFFSCYGLNVYGAWLSQNQPRDLWCIRVLVQNGIALYTTWTTIATLINFTLVLDLSGVASSTAATVSLCILLVEVIGWFGIENFLLDQHVRYILTIYPVVIIALVGNVFKHYDPAAPSANAIFMVCLLVVSCVLLVVRVALVFRRNRNQPLYAGMSLEALISPSSLNKKQNKIFM
- the LOC135558574 gene encoding uncharacterized protein LOC135558574 is translated as MAATLQISEFDSEDQIIKEIAKQEETTSLKYIILRKDKRFGRKDAHPLEGKKISWEVKSHPFNGVPFQVVGTSTYECHQGKDRQVKAKEKHAAKMNKKALEDHALKRRKQNTKKVDCKALINIAHIIRFPGFKIEESTVRSKKEASKDLKAALSEKPSSVKAEVVYCVRFPSLSEHSSHALVGERSSKKNLKMLQKQCAGYLKEITDLTYHLQDEQYMTGLSSHLQSLLQEMKGLVPQDKDLTLTLSPRKRKAEEDMATLPTQGASQPFTDSVGQHADLQNTCEEPCLPN